A genomic segment from Lignipirellula cremea encodes:
- the ribH gene encoding 6,7-dimethyl-8-ribityllumazine synthase gives MPLEYQGQLSYQGGRFAIVVSRYNDSITGKLLAGACEEFQKNGVPDDALDIAHVPGAWELPLIADRLAATGGYQAIVCLGAVIRGETTHDEHINRQVSLSLGQISLHRNLPVVFGVLTCNSLEQAIHRSGGNVGNKGVESAACALEMASLVQQLHDSAK, from the coding sequence GTGCCTTTAGAATACCAGGGCCAGTTGTCGTACCAGGGCGGACGGTTCGCCATTGTGGTTTCCCGCTATAACGACTCCATTACCGGCAAGCTCCTGGCCGGCGCCTGCGAGGAATTTCAGAAAAACGGCGTGCCCGACGACGCTCTGGACATCGCCCATGTGCCGGGCGCCTGGGAATTGCCGCTGATCGCCGACCGGCTGGCCGCCACCGGGGGGTACCAGGCAATTGTCTGCCTGGGGGCCGTGATCCGCGGGGAAACAACCCACGACGAACACATCAATCGCCAGGTAAGTTTGAGCCTGGGACAGATTTCGCTGCACAGGAACCTCCCGGTCGTCTTCGGCGTGCTCACCTGTAACTCGCTGGAACAGGCCATTCACCGCAGCGGCGGCAATGTGGGGAACAAAGGAGTCGAATCGGCCGCATGCGCCCTGGAAATGGCCAGCCTGGTGCAGCAGTTGCACGATTCAGCCAAATAA
- a CDS encoding elongation factor G, producing the protein MPKARVEDIRNVAICGHGSSGKTTLSDTILIQEGIATGHHSVDDGSSICDFDPEEKNHKYSIESTLAHFDHKGKRFNWIDTPGRADFVGQTLSALYGVDMAVVVVNAHAGVEVNTRRDFDDAGRLGLGRMILINKMDADNIDFPKLVEDIRDLWGSQCVLLNVPNGHGDDFSAVYSTLNVPDNTAGALMDPAEIHAPLLESIIEVDEEVMERYLEGTPPTEEELSRLIVRSVAEGSLIPIVCAAGKKNIGVEELLDALVLCGLHPFSKPRTAMKDGEEIEIQPDPDGPLIARVFKTRIDPFVQKLSFIRMYSGHLKRDEHIEVSSVRKGLKLGAILEVQTDHTDTIEIAGPGEIIALAKMDDLHTGDVLGDYELPPMDFPTPMVGLAVSPRTRGDETKLSGALHKVVEEDPTFHLDRDNQTKELVVTGMSEMHLKVVQERLARRDKLEVDTKEPKIPLRETIQAACEDSYRHKKQTGGRGQFGEVHIRMMPFPRGTDPEEFCTKSRFPSLKSYHHDEEHNFLWVDSVVGGTIPHNFMPAIEKGFKERLESGVIAGYQVQDVCVEVHFGKFHPVDSSEAAFKTAGRMVFKKAFEKSKPVLLEPIVHLDITVHESHVGDVYSDLSSRGGQVMGADAAGGDLQTVHAEAPLRAMQTYARTLSSMTGGDGSYEMKFSHYQMMPSEVQREIVSKAQMHEEEDED; encoded by the coding sequence ATGCCAAAAGCAAGAGTCGAAGACATTCGCAACGTTGCCATTTGCGGCCATGGTTCGTCCGGCAAAACGACTTTGTCCGACACCATCCTGATCCAGGAAGGGATCGCGACCGGACACCATAGCGTCGATGACGGTTCCAGCATCTGTGATTTTGATCCCGAAGAAAAGAACCACAAGTACTCGATTGAATCGACCCTCGCCCACTTCGACCACAAAGGAAAACGCTTCAACTGGATCGATACGCCCGGCCGCGCCGACTTCGTCGGGCAAACGCTCAGCGCCCTCTACGGCGTCGATATGGCGGTCGTCGTGGTCAACGCGCATGCGGGCGTCGAGGTCAACACCCGCCGGGACTTCGACGACGCGGGTCGCCTGGGCCTGGGCCGGATGATCCTGATCAACAAAATGGACGCCGATAACATCGACTTCCCCAAACTGGTCGAAGATATCCGCGATCTGTGGGGCAGCCAGTGCGTGCTGCTCAACGTGCCCAACGGCCACGGCGATGATTTCAGTGCGGTGTACAGCACGCTCAACGTGCCCGACAATACGGCCGGCGCCTTGATGGATCCGGCCGAGATCCACGCCCCGCTGCTGGAGTCGATCATCGAAGTCGACGAAGAGGTCATGGAGCGTTACCTGGAAGGGACGCCCCCGACGGAAGAAGAGCTGTCGCGACTGATCGTGCGGTCCGTCGCCGAGGGCTCGCTGATCCCGATCGTGTGCGCCGCCGGCAAAAAGAACATCGGCGTGGAAGAACTGCTCGACGCGCTCGTGCTGTGCGGCTTGCATCCTTTCTCCAAACCGCGGACCGCGATGAAAGACGGCGAAGAAATCGAGATCCAGCCGGACCCCGACGGCCCGCTGATTGCCCGCGTTTTCAAAACGCGCATCGACCCTTTTGTGCAAAAGCTGAGCTTCATCCGCATGTACTCGGGACACCTCAAACGCGATGAACACATCGAAGTTTCGAGCGTCCGTAAAGGGCTGAAGCTCGGCGCCATTCTCGAAGTCCAGACCGACCACACCGATACGATCGAAATCGCCGGCCCGGGCGAGATCATCGCCCTGGCCAAAATGGACGACCTGCACACCGGCGACGTCCTGGGCGACTATGAACTGCCGCCGATGGACTTCCCCACGCCGATGGTCGGGCTGGCCGTTTCCCCCCGCACCCGCGGCGACGAAACCAAACTTTCCGGCGCCTTGCACAAGGTCGTCGAGGAAGATCCCACCTTCCATCTGGATCGCGACAACCAGACCAAAGAGCTGGTGGTGACCGGCATGAGCGAAATGCATCTCAAGGTGGTGCAGGAGCGTCTGGCCCGGCGGGATAAACTCGAAGTCGACACGAAAGAGCCAAAAATCCCGCTGCGGGAAACGATCCAGGCCGCGTGCGAAGATTCTTATCGCCATAAAAAGCAGACCGGCGGCCGCGGCCAGTTCGGCGAAGTGCACATCCGCATGATGCCGTTTCCCCGCGGAACCGACCCGGAAGAATTCTGCACCAAGAGCCGCTTCCCTTCGCTGAAAAGCTACCACCACGACGAAGAGCATAACTTCCTCTGGGTCGATTCGGTCGTCGGCGGCACGATCCCGCATAACTTTATGCCGGCGATTGAAAAAGGCTTCAAAGAGCGGCTGGAAAGCGGCGTCATCGCCGGCTACCAGGTGCAGGATGTGTGTGTCGAGGTGCATTTCGGCAAATTCCATCCCGTCGACAGTTCCGAAGCCGCCTTTAAAACGGCCGGCCGCATGGTCTTCAAAAAGGCTTTTGAAAAATCGAAGCCTGTCCTGCTGGAGCCGATCGTGCACCTGGATATCACCGTGCACGAATCCCATGTGGGCGATGTTTACAGCGATCTGTCCTCCCGCGGCGGCCAGGTGATGGGGGCCGATGCGGCCGGCGGCGATCTGCAGACCGTGCACGCCGAAGCCCCGTTACGGGCGATGCAGACGTACGCCCGCACCCTCAGCAGCATGACGGGCGGCGACGGCAGCTATGAAATGAAGTTCAGCCACTATCAAATGATGCCGTCGGAAGTCCAGCGGGAGATTGTGTCCAAAGCCCAGATGCACGAAGAAGAAGACGAAGATTAA
- the rpsG gene encoding 30S ribosomal protein S7, with product MGRITYSRKQLRPDPRFNSLLASKFVNCLMHDGKKSIALGVFYDALDLIKERMPDREPIEVFEHAIENIKPHIEVRSKRVGGAAYQVPMQVNRNRQQSLAIRWLLMAVREKKGRPTHLKLADELIAAYNREGAAVTRRENVHRMADANKAFAHFAW from the coding sequence ATGGGCCGCATTACTTACAGTCGGAAGCAGCTTCGCCCTGACCCGCGTTTCAATTCGCTGCTGGCGAGCAAATTTGTCAATTGCCTGATGCATGACGGCAAAAAGTCGATCGCCCTTGGGGTGTTTTACGACGCGCTCGACCTGATTAAAGAACGCATGCCGGACCGGGAGCCGATTGAGGTTTTCGAGCACGCCATTGAAAACATCAAGCCGCATATCGAAGTGCGTTCCAAACGCGTCGGCGGCGCCGCTTACCAGGTGCCGATGCAGGTTAATCGCAACCGTCAGCAGTCGCTGGCGATTCGCTGGTTGCTGATGGCTGTCCGGGAAAAGAAGGGTCGCCCCACCCATTTGAAGCTGGCCGATGAACTGATCGCCGCGTACAACCGGGAAGGCGCCGCCGTTACCCGTCGCGAGAACGTCCATCGCATGGCCGACGCGAACAAAGCGTTCGCCCACTTCGCCTGGTAG
- a CDS encoding GHMP family kinase ATP-binding protein has protein sequence MTPAASNSIASVLVVAPARLHFGLFTFGGAGRTYGGVGAAIAEPALRLRLTPAEHFSATGPHAQRVRKFAAAWQAFHRRDALPAWSVTVEAAPPEHVGLGLGTQLGLATAAGLNAAHQLPPHALTELALCAGRGERSSVGTHAFSLGGLIVEGGKESDEVLSPLECRMPLPDDWRFVLARPATTAGLSGAAELQAFCDLPPVAPTTRQTLVNEVSERMLPALAAADFEAFSLSVTRFGRIAGLCYEQQQGGPYNGPLLNRLVATLQRQGVAGVGQSSWGPTIFGLAPSQAAAEEQIDRLTETFDTPLTLSIAAPNNTGAVITVR, from the coding sequence GTGACGCCCGCCGCATCCAATTCGATCGCTTCCGTCCTGGTGGTTGCTCCCGCCCGGCTGCACTTTGGCCTGTTCACTTTTGGCGGAGCCGGCCGCACGTACGGGGGCGTCGGCGCTGCGATCGCGGAGCCCGCCCTGCGGTTACGATTGACGCCGGCGGAGCACTTCTCGGCGACGGGTCCGCACGCCCAGCGGGTGCGGAAGTTTGCGGCCGCCTGGCAGGCGTTCCATCGCCGCGACGCACTTCCGGCCTGGTCTGTCACGGTGGAAGCGGCCCCGCCGGAGCATGTGGGACTGGGGCTGGGGACGCAGCTGGGGCTGGCGACGGCGGCGGGGCTCAATGCGGCCCATCAGCTCCCGCCGCATGCGTTGACGGAACTGGCGCTGTGCGCGGGCCGCGGGGAGCGATCGTCGGTCGGGACGCATGCCTTTAGCCTGGGCGGCCTGATTGTCGAAGGCGGCAAAGAGTCCGACGAAGTGCTGTCGCCGCTTGAGTGCCGCATGCCGTTGCCCGACGACTGGCGGTTTGTGCTGGCCCGCCCGGCAACCACGGCGGGGCTGTCCGGCGCGGCCGAACTGCAGGCGTTTTGCGATCTGCCCCCCGTCGCCCCGACAACGCGGCAGACGCTGGTCAATGAAGTCAGCGAACGGATGCTGCCCGCCCTGGCGGCGGCCGACTTTGAGGCGTTCAGTTTAAGCGTGACCCGTTTCGGCCGGATCGCCGGCCTGTGTTACGAGCAGCAGCAAGGCGGCCCCTACAATGGCCCGCTGCTCAACCGGCTGGTGGCGACCCTGCAGCGGCAAGGCGTGGCGGGAGTGGGGCAAAGTTCCTGGGGCCCCACGATCTTCGGCCTCGCTCCCAGCCAGGCGGCCGCCGAAGAACAGATCGACCGGCTGACGGAAACTTTTGACACGCCGCTGACGCTCAGCATCGCCGCCCCCAATAACACCGGCGCCGTGATTACGGTCCGCTGA
- the hisA gene encoding 1-(5-phosphoribosyl)-5-[(5-phosphoribosylamino)methylideneamino]imidazole-4-carboxamide isomerase — protein MEIWPAIDLRGGKCVRLAQGDYNRETVFGENPVEMAVKFVEQGARHLHLVDLDGARDGKRVNNAAVAAIVSAIDIPCELGGGVRDEQAIEELLALGLSRLVIGTRALKDPDWFVEMCRKYPGQLSAGIDARNGKVATEGWLETSDTPAVLLAQKYAGEPIASIIYTDIAKDGMMAGPNLEAMVEMRGATAIPVIASGGVTTNDDVERLAAAGMHGAIIGRALYEGTITLPSALAAAARGDEQASR, from the coding sequence ATGGAAATCTGGCCGGCTATCGATCTTCGCGGAGGAAAATGCGTCCGTCTGGCCCAGGGCGACTACAACCGGGAAACCGTGTTTGGCGAAAATCCCGTGGAAATGGCCGTAAAATTCGTCGAACAGGGAGCCCGGCATCTGCATCTGGTCGATCTGGATGGCGCCCGGGATGGGAAACGGGTGAACAACGCCGCGGTCGCTGCGATTGTTTCCGCCATTGACATCCCGTGCGAACTGGGCGGCGGCGTGCGCGACGAACAAGCGATTGAAGAGCTGCTCGCCCTGGGCTTGTCGCGGCTGGTCATCGGCACCCGGGCCCTGAAAGATCCTGACTGGTTTGTCGAAATGTGCCGCAAGTATCCGGGCCAGTTGTCCGCCGGCATTGACGCCCGCAACGGCAAAGTGGCGACGGAGGGCTGGCTGGAGACGAGCGACACCCCGGCCGTGCTGCTGGCCCAGAAGTACGCCGGGGAGCCGATCGCCTCGATCATTTATACCGACATCGCCAAAGACGGCATGATGGCCGGCCCCAACCTGGAAGCGATGGTCGAGATGCGCGGCGCCACGGCGATCCCCGTGATCGCCTCCGGCGGCGTCACCACCAACGACGACGTCGAGCGTCTGGCGGCAGCCGGCATGCACGGCGCCATCATCGGCCGCGCCCTGTACGAAGGCACGATCACCCTCCCCAGCGCCCTGGCCGCCGCCGCCCGCGGCGACGAACAAGCGTCGCGCTGA
- a CDS encoding DUF447 domain-containing protein, giving the protein MGIVRGTSPLILEGVVTTLDGQGVVNIAPMGPQVDEAMQRFTLRPFQSSQTYQNLRARPHGVLHVTDNVELLARAAINCWDEAPALLPAGGIDGFVLADACRWYAFEAVQIDDQQERTTIHCEVQSSGRLRDFFGFNRAKHAVLEAAILATRLHLLPRDEVQQDLARLETIVEKTAGPAETRAFALLRAHCQTYWDRNPLNRS; this is encoded by the coding sequence ATGGGAATAGTACGAGGAACCTCGCCGTTGATTCTCGAAGGGGTAGTCACCACGCTGGACGGCCAGGGAGTCGTGAACATTGCGCCGATGGGACCCCAGGTCGACGAGGCGATGCAGCGGTTTACCCTGCGGCCGTTTCAAAGCTCGCAGACCTACCAGAACCTGCGGGCCAGACCGCACGGCGTGCTGCATGTGACCGACAATGTCGAACTGCTGGCCCGCGCGGCGATCAACTGCTGGGATGAGGCGCCGGCGTTGCTGCCGGCCGGCGGGATCGACGGCTTCGTGTTGGCGGACGCCTGTCGCTGGTACGCCTTTGAGGCGGTGCAGATCGACGACCAGCAGGAACGCACCACCATTCACTGCGAGGTGCAGTCCAGCGGCCGGCTGCGGGACTTTTTCGGCTTCAACCGGGCCAAACATGCGGTGCTGGAAGCGGCCATCCTGGCGACGCGATTGCACCTGTTGCCGCGGGACGAAGTCCAGCAGGACCTGGCTCGCCTGGAAACGATCGTCGAGAAAACGGCTGGCCCGGCCGAAACACGTGCCTTCGCCCTGTTGCGAGCGCATTGTCAAACTTACTGGGACCGCAACCCCCTGAACCGCTCGTGA
- the ruvA gene encoding Holliday junction branch migration protein RuvA, which yields MITKISAKLLAVTDDQATFEVDAFEYQVLICEYARRQLQLRMGEIVSLHTIQYLEGNPAQGRLTPRLVGFLSSIEREFFELFCSVDGVGVKKALRAMVRPVQEVAALIEAQDAKGLSTLPGIGAATSERVIAKLRRKMPKFALMVATDAGRAAEAPSSVVEDTFQVLLQLGHSESDARKLLDGALAEKKKYKDVESLIQAVYQNTNPNAG from the coding sequence GTGATTACCAAAATTTCGGCCAAACTGTTGGCGGTTACCGACGACCAGGCGACCTTTGAAGTCGACGCTTTCGAGTACCAGGTTTTGATCTGCGAATATGCCCGGCGACAACTGCAGTTGCGCATGGGAGAAATCGTCAGCCTGCATACGATCCAGTATCTGGAAGGCAATCCGGCCCAGGGACGACTGACGCCGCGACTGGTGGGATTCCTGAGTTCGATCGAACGGGAGTTCTTTGAACTGTTCTGTTCGGTCGATGGGGTCGGCGTGAAGAAAGCGCTGCGCGCCATGGTGCGGCCGGTGCAGGAGGTGGCCGCGCTGATCGAGGCCCAGGACGCCAAAGGGCTGTCGACTTTGCCCGGGATTGGCGCTGCGACTTCGGAGCGAGTGATTGCCAAGCTGCGGCGGAAGATGCCGAAGTTCGCCCTGATGGTCGCCACGGACGCTGGCCGAGCGGCGGAAGCCCCCAGCAGCGTGGTCGAAGATACCTTCCAGGTATTGCTGCAGCTGGGCCATTCCGAAAGCGACGCCCGTAAACTCCTGGACGGGGCGCTGGCCGAGAAGAAAAAGTACAAAGACGTGGAATCGCTGATCCAGGCCGTCTATCAGAACACTAACCCGAACGCGGGCTAA
- a CDS encoding ATP-dependent zinc protease family protein, which produces MNDSLPPLPPLPLIGWREWLTLPDLEVDRIKAKIDTGARTSSLHAYNVEPIRRDGRDFIRFDIHPVQHNNSTIVTAEAELLEYRLIRSSSGAQSRRPVVVTHVLLHGHCWPIELTLANRDDMGFRMLLGRQAMRGRVVVDPSQSYLSGKPKRKKKK; this is translated from the coding sequence ATGAATGATTCGCTCCCGCCGTTGCCGCCGTTGCCTTTAATTGGCTGGCGGGAATGGCTGACCCTGCCGGACCTGGAGGTTGATCGCATTAAAGCCAAGATCGACACCGGGGCAAGAACCTCTTCCTTGCATGCTTACAACGTGGAGCCGATCCGGCGCGACGGCCGCGACTTCATCCGCTTTGATATCCACCCGGTGCAGCACAACAACTCCACGATCGTCACGGCCGAAGCCGAACTGTTGGAGTATCGCCTGATCCGCAGCAGCTCTGGAGCCCAGTCCCGCCGGCCGGTGGTCGTGACGCACGTCCTCCTGCACGGCCACTGCTGGCCGATCGAGCTGACGCTGGCCAACCGCGACGACATGGGCTTCCGCATGCTGCTCGGCCGCCAGGCGATGCGCGGCCGCGTCGTCGTCGACCCCAGCCAGTCGTATCTCAGCGGCAAACCGAAACGGAAGAAAAAGAAATAG
- a CDS encoding ankyrin repeat domain-containing protein, with the protein MDENAFYDCLEEGDVVRLRGMIDDHPDITSKFRSDPTALKRALINEATAFATIRLLVENGFDVNLFKKKSLSPLSTAVSNELYEVTEYLLKHGARTDLDRVLITAINCREHSSRKKFVELLLRHAVDVNQVHQLYDTDAYFSALDWAKSDPKIADLLRRHGAKSAADLQG; encoded by the coding sequence ATGGATGAAAATGCGTTTTATGACTGTCTGGAAGAAGGAGACGTGGTACGCCTTCGCGGTATGATTGACGATCATCCAGACATCACGAGCAAATTCCGTTCCGACCCAACCGCCCTGAAGAGGGCATTGATCAACGAGGCGACCGCGTTCGCCACGATCCGTCTCCTGGTGGAAAATGGCTTTGACGTTAATTTGTTCAAGAAAAAGAGCCTCAGCCCGTTAAGTACAGCAGTTTCGAACGAACTCTATGAGGTAACAGAATATCTTCTGAAGCATGGGGCGAGAACAGATCTTGATCGCGTGCTGATTACGGCGATCAATTGCAGAGAGCACTCTTCGCGAAAGAAATTTGTCGAACTCTTGCTGAGGCACGCTGTCGACGTGAATCAGGTTCATCAGCTTTATGATACAGATGCGTACTTCTCCGCCTTGGACTGGGCGAAGAGTGACCCTAAGATTGCGGACCTGTTGCGGCGGCATGGAGCAAAATCGGCGGCCGATTTGCAAGGTTAG
- a CDS encoding amidohydrolase family protein: MPQPSPASSFSEFSRRGFHRLCLGGAVAAAAGSAALAVGPEVKQESTAPKVPPGKYIDSHVQLGQPWHERGSLTVEMLLRWMDAQEISQAWVMSLVSPESWFYPITPGWLLEQTKPFRDRLIPFCAIDPRTVDLGGYKGVLDLLKRYVDQGAKGFGEHKWGGPIDDPRSLEIFLACAELKLPVLLHLDAIRNIDKPGLPALEKVVREVPGCNFIVHGRGFWASISGTTTASDLGGLPQGAVTAGGALDRLLGKYPNLYADLSGDGAVNALRRDMKFAREFLVRRADRVLFGTEYHADKQAAPQFALLTELQLPPDVQARIFRTNAQRLVVAR, from the coding sequence ATGCCCCAGCCCTCGCCCGCATCTTCCTTTTCGGAATTCTCCCGGCGGGGATTTCATCGCCTGTGCCTGGGCGGAGCCGTAGCGGCCGCTGCAGGTTCCGCCGCCCTGGCCGTCGGGCCCGAAGTAAAGCAGGAATCGACGGCGCCGAAGGTTCCGCCGGGAAAATATATCGACTCCCATGTGCAGCTGGGCCAGCCCTGGCACGAACGCGGGTCGCTGACAGTGGAGATGCTGCTGCGCTGGATGGACGCCCAGGAGATTTCCCAGGCCTGGGTGATGTCTCTGGTTTCGCCTGAGTCCTGGTTCTACCCGATTACGCCGGGCTGGTTGCTGGAGCAGACGAAGCCTTTCCGTGATCGGCTGATTCCGTTTTGCGCGATTGATCCACGAACAGTCGACCTGGGCGGCTACAAAGGGGTGCTCGACCTGCTGAAGCGGTATGTCGACCAGGGGGCCAAAGGCTTTGGCGAACACAAATGGGGCGGCCCGATCGATGACCCCCGCAGCCTGGAGATTTTTCTGGCGTGCGCCGAACTGAAACTGCCCGTGCTGTTGCATCTGGACGCGATCCGGAACATCGACAAACCGGGGCTGCCGGCCCTGGAAAAGGTCGTCCGCGAAGTGCCCGGGTGTAATTTCATCGTTCACGGTCGGGGTTTCTGGGCTTCGATTTCAGGAACGACGACGGCCTCCGATCTGGGCGGCTTGCCGCAGGGGGCGGTGACGGCCGGCGGTGCTTTGGATCGGCTGCTGGGCAAATATCCCAACCTGTATGCCGATCTGTCAGGCGATGGGGCCGTGAACGCGTTGCGGCGGGACATGAAGTTCGCCCGAGAGTTTCTGGTGCGTCGGGCCGATCGGGTGCTGTTTGGGACGGAATACCATGCCGACAAACAGGCCGCACCGCAATTTGCGTTGCTGACGGAACTGCAGCTGCCGCCGGATGTGCAGGCCCGAATCTTCCGCACCAACGCCCAGCGTCTGGTTGTCGCCAGGTAG
- the rpsL gene encoding 30S ribosomal protein S12 produces the protein MPTINQLVRKSRKSKRKFSKSPVLEQCPQKQGVCLQVRTMTPKKPNSALRKITRVRLSNGKEVTVYIPGEGHNLQEHSIVLVRGGRVRDLPGVRYQVVRGAQDTLGVDGRRQSRSRYGAKKP, from the coding sequence ATGCCCACAATTAATCAACTGGTCCGCAAATCGCGGAAGTCGAAACGAAAGTTCAGCAAGTCGCCTGTGCTGGAGCAATGCCCGCAAAAGCAGGGCGTTTGCCTGCAGGTCCGCACCATGACGCCGAAAAAGCCGAACTCGGCTTTGCGTAAGATCACGCGTGTGCGCTTGTCGAACGGGAAAGAAGTCACCGTTTACATTCCGGGTGAAGGCCACAACCTGCAGGAACACTCGATCGTGCTCGTCCGTGGCGGACGTGTTCGCGACTTGCCAGGTGTTCGCTACCAGGTCGTCCGCGGCGCCCAGGATACGCTGGGTGTAGATGGACGTCGCCAGTCGCGTAGCCGTTACGGCGCCAAAAAGCCGTAA
- a CDS encoding serine/threonine protein kinase, whose product MKTSPLLNRVAMDYDLPLDYLFARLKKSGLLTPDRISELRQKVQPDKFPDAKAAAALLIRQKVISRLQAELLLSRNPERFFIDDYRLIEIVGSGGMGRVYVATERDSRWKVALKVLSDHHRHDMGIVARFQIEAQIGLKLNHPNILRTRDICSTEDHTGKLHYVVMDFVRGVTLSEWLEMNGPMDSEHACDVVMQTALGLHHMHQQQMVHRDVKPSNLLITDRGQVKILDFGLAHFDDDDEEFSMAMIFGQDCMGTPDYISPEQANDSYKIDHTADIYSLGCAFYQALTGTPPFPFETTAQKLDGHRRLTPRRVRELNPDIPPRVESIVHKMLAKRPEHRIASAMQVARLLEPYAQRRAIKFDFSAILRERVKNDRKRSTYIKRQSTIAAVKDDHEPNSLV is encoded by the coding sequence GTGAAAACCTCTCCTCTTCTTAACCGGGTCGCCATGGATTACGATCTGCCGCTTGACTATCTCTTTGCTCGTTTGAAAAAGAGTGGGCTCCTTACTCCTGATCGGATAAGCGAGTTACGGCAGAAGGTCCAGCCTGACAAATTTCCCGACGCCAAGGCGGCTGCTGCGTTATTGATCCGGCAAAAGGTGATTTCGCGACTGCAGGCAGAGTTGCTGCTTTCCCGTAATCCCGAACGATTCTTCATCGACGATTATCGCCTGATAGAAATCGTGGGTTCCGGCGGTATGGGACGAGTTTATGTGGCTACCGAGCGGGACTCCCGCTGGAAGGTGGCCCTGAAGGTGTTGTCGGACCATCACCGGCACGATATGGGGATCGTCGCGCGGTTTCAGATTGAAGCGCAAATTGGCCTTAAGCTGAACCACCCCAATATATTACGCACACGCGATATCTGCTCGACGGAGGATCATACCGGCAAGCTCCATTACGTCGTTATGGACTTTGTCCGCGGCGTCACGTTGTCGGAATGGCTGGAGATGAACGGGCCGATGGATTCCGAGCATGCCTGCGATGTGGTGATGCAAACGGCCCTTGGCCTGCACCACATGCACCAGCAGCAAATGGTGCATCGGGATGTGAAACCGTCGAATCTGCTGATCACGGATCGCGGCCAGGTCAAAATCCTGGACTTCGGACTGGCGCATTTCGATGACGACGACGAAGAGTTTTCTATGGCCATGATCTTTGGCCAGGACTGCATGGGCACGCCCGACTATATTTCGCCCGAGCAGGCGAACGATAGTTACAAGATCGACCACACGGCCGATATTTACAGTCTGGGGTGCGCGTTTTACCAGGCGCTGACGGGCACGCCGCCGTTTCCGTTTGAAACAACCGCCCAAAAGCTGGACGGGCATCGTCGTTTGACGCCGCGACGGGTTCGCGAATTGAATCCGGATATCCCCCCTCGCGTGGAGTCGATCGTCCATAAGATGCTGGCGAAACGGCCTGAACACCGGATCGCCAGCGCGATGCAGGTCGCCCGACTGCTGGAGCCGTATGCCCAGCGACGTGCGATCAAGTTTGACTTCTCTGCCATTTTGCGGGAGCGGGTCAAGAACGATCGGAAGCGAAGCACCTATATCAAACGGCAAAGCACCATCGCCGCCGTCAAAGACGATCACGAGCCGAACAGCCTCGTTTGA